A stretch of the Bdellovibrio sp. 22V genome encodes the following:
- a CDS encoding glycosyltransferase N-terminal domain-containing protein → MSALVFYFYKFIIVPLAYFLLQLFRPFLQGKLREMIEDKNHGFYKIKRAGAENEIALARPYWIHAASGEIEYARPVIRELKRQHPEIPVLVTYSSPSAKKILESLHDVDVWAALPWDLDFLLLRFIKKWNPRVLMFSRTDVWPVLAAVAKKENIPTTLFSATFADNSSRLKGFTRYLTKFSLNRLSEIHCVSAEDIDNLHALNLDIPVVVSGDTRFDQVFHRLENPKALKSELIPSPEDFVFIAGSTWPEDEAVLIPALAKLKGVHIQVIIAPHETTPAHLEHLEAQFKNAGLRYVRYSQAQVWPAGSILLVDQVGILAELYTWADIAFVGGSFKKQVHSVMEALAAGLPVMVGPQHRNNREALFYQKKNFSSGMIVQVVHSADDVVVLLQRMKKQQEQIPHIKEEIRAEIGKNRNSTQRVLSSLEKY, encoded by the coding sequence ATGAGTGCTCTTGTTTTTTACTTCTATAAGTTCATCATCGTGCCTTTGGCGTATTTTCTTTTGCAGCTCTTCCGCCCGTTTTTGCAGGGGAAACTGCGTGAGATGATCGAAGATAAAAATCACGGTTTCTATAAAATCAAACGCGCAGGAGCCGAAAATGAAATCGCTTTGGCTCGACCGTATTGGATTCACGCTGCCAGCGGGGAAATCGAGTACGCCCGCCCCGTCATTCGAGAATTGAAACGTCAGCATCCTGAAATTCCCGTTCTTGTAACGTACTCCTCCCCTTCTGCAAAAAAAATTCTTGAAAGCTTGCATGACGTGGACGTGTGGGCGGCCTTACCTTGGGATCTGGATTTTCTTTTGCTTCGTTTTATCAAAAAATGGAATCCCCGCGTTTTGATGTTTTCGCGCACCGATGTGTGGCCGGTTTTGGCGGCTGTCGCAAAAAAAGAAAATATTCCGACGACGTTGTTTTCAGCGACTTTTGCCGATAATTCGTCACGCCTCAAAGGTTTTACGCGTTATTTGACGAAGTTTTCTTTGAACCGTCTCTCTGAAATTCACTGTGTCTCTGCGGAAGACATTGATAACTTGCACGCACTGAATCTCGACATTCCTGTCGTCGTGAGTGGCGACACCCGCTTTGATCAAGTTTTTCATCGCTTGGAAAATCCGAAAGCTTTAAAGAGTGAGTTGATTCCCAGTCCTGAAGACTTCGTTTTTATTGCCGGCTCCACGTGGCCTGAGGACGAGGCGGTTTTAATTCCTGCTCTGGCAAAATTGAAAGGCGTGCATATTCAAGTCATCATCGCGCCTCATGAAACGACCCCTGCGCACTTGGAACATCTGGAGGCGCAGTTTAAAAATGCCGGTCTTCGTTATGTTCGTTACTCGCAGGCGCAAGTGTGGCCCGCAGGTTCTATTTTGCTTGTCGATCAAGTGGGAATTTTGGCCGAGCTTTATACGTGGGCGGATATTGCGTTTGTCGGTGGCTCCTTTAAAAAACAAGTGCACAGTGTGATGGAAGCATTAGCGGCAGGCCTTCCTGTCATGGTGGGCCCTCAACATCGCAACAATCGCGAAGCGCTTTTTTATCAGAAAAAGAATTTTTCTTCGGGAATGATTGTGCAGGTGGTTCACTCTGCCGACGACGTGGTTGTTCTTCTTCAACGCATGAAAAAGCAGCAAGAACAGATCCCCCACATCAAAGAAGAAATCCGCGCGGAAATCGGGAAAAATCGCAATTCCACACAGCGAGTTCTTTCCTCCCTGGAAAAATATTAG
- a CDS encoding glycosyltransferase family 9 protein, producing MQTLSVPSAIKKTFPDAEIQWITRKDMAPLLKNHNAIQRVWEFDRKAGLKGLIQLVLKMRSEGFTHIYDAHNNMRSRVIVWMLRPLGFLGIGPKFIRRSIRRWKRFLLFRLRINKFEMPFSGQRDLLEPLLPWGVSKFPPAAPQLFLSEDAYKKAEEILGSYKGAIALAPSAAHFLKRWPKEYWKELILLMPHQKFILLGGPEDSFIEDIRDVAPDRVLNLAGKCSLPVSAGAVGLSSVLVTNDTWLLHAAEQLGHKAIALMGPAPFGFPSRPSTRIMEIDLPCRPCSKHGQGPCVNKNKYHQCLVDITPQHIAAEIKILLGRSS from the coding sequence GTGCAGACTTTGAGTGTTCCTTCGGCCATTAAAAAGACCTTCCCTGACGCCGAAATCCAATGGATTACTCGTAAAGATATGGCGCCTCTTCTAAAAAATCACAACGCCATTCAGCGCGTTTGGGAGTTTGATCGCAAAGCCGGCTTAAAAGGTTTGATTCAACTTGTTTTAAAAATGCGCAGCGAAGGTTTCACGCATATCTATGATGCCCACAACAACATGCGCTCGCGCGTGATCGTGTGGATGCTGCGCCCGTTGGGTTTCTTGGGAATCGGTCCTAAGTTCATTCGCCGTTCGATTCGTCGCTGGAAAAGATTTTTGCTATTTCGATTGCGCATTAATAAATTTGAAATGCCTTTTTCCGGGCAAAGAGATTTGTTAGAGCCACTTCTCCCTTGGGGAGTTTCAAAATTTCCTCCGGCAGCACCGCAGCTGTTTTTAAGCGAAGATGCCTATAAAAAAGCGGAAGAGATTTTGGGCTCTTACAAAGGTGCGATCGCACTAGCTCCTTCCGCGGCGCATTTTCTAAAGCGCTGGCCTAAGGAGTATTGGAAAGAATTGATTCTTTTAATGCCGCATCAGAAGTTCATTCTTCTAGGCGGCCCGGAAGATTCTTTTATCGAAGACATCCGTGATGTGGCGCCGGACCGAGTTTTGAATTTGGCGGGAAAATGTTCTTTACCTGTGAGTGCAGGTGCCGTCGGGTTGTCGTCCGTCCTTGTGACGAACGATACATGGCTTTTGCACGCGGCGGAGCAATTAGGTCATAAGGCCATTGCGTTGATGGGCCCCGCACCTTTTGGATTTCCGTCACGTCCTTCGACACGTATTATGGAAATTGATCTGCCTTGCCGTCCTTGCAGCAAACACGGTCAAGGACCTTGTGTGAATAAAAACAAATATCACCAGTGTCTGGTGGATATCACTCCTCAGCACATCGCCGCTGAGATCAAAATCTTATTAGGTCGTTCTTCATGA
- a CDS encoding RNA methyltransferase, which translates to MNRFFVSTPLDFEENALLEMKEIWPYLLGKDAKTHTLPFPEVDVVQGGLEFETDLFAALQLNFFMKTANRVLLRMTSFKTRDLPKFYQKFKSLPWREYLPHAHVEWEVAAQKSRLNNEKRLQESAEKALREIFGEPKEATPCGAIYIRLDDDLCTISLDSTGEHLHKRGWSVLKGEAPLRETIAAYLLRAMIDQATPAELSQVTLLDPMMGSGTFLCEARGLWSGHFARPYSFQKWKKAPKLFLSPSFALNYELPVRNIFRRYIGFDVNADMLPAAEKNFAEVERQLREVQRDLFQKAEHLFKQQDALTGEFSSDSPLWMVVNPPYGERLPVAGKGGVRALAQVLCERYKPHKLGILYPDKERVTPVPEGYQVLKEHKINNGGLRCLFTILTRL; encoded by the coding sequence ATGAACCGTTTTTTCGTTTCAACTCCTCTGGATTTTGAAGAAAACGCGCTTCTGGAAATGAAAGAAATCTGGCCCTATCTTTTAGGGAAAGATGCGAAAACGCACACACTGCCTTTTCCCGAAGTGGATGTCGTTCAAGGCGGTCTTGAGTTTGAGACGGATCTGTTCGCGGCCTTGCAGCTGAATTTTTTTATGAAGACGGCCAATCGCGTTTTGCTGCGAATGACGTCCTTTAAAACTCGCGATCTTCCGAAGTTCTATCAGAAATTCAAATCTCTTCCCTGGCGTGAGTATTTACCGCACGCACACGTCGAATGGGAAGTGGCCGCGCAGAAAAGCCGTTTGAATAATGAAAAGCGCCTGCAGGAAAGTGCGGAAAAAGCCTTGCGCGAAATTTTTGGCGAACCCAAAGAGGCCACTCCTTGTGGCGCAATTTACATTCGCCTGGATGATGATCTTTGCACAATCAGTCTGGATTCAACCGGAGAACATCTTCATAAAAGAGGCTGGTCCGTTCTAAAAGGGGAAGCGCCTTTGCGGGAAACGATCGCCGCGTATCTTCTGCGTGCGATGATCGACCAAGCGACGCCTGCGGAACTTTCGCAAGTGACATTGCTGGATCCGATGATGGGTTCGGGAACTTTTCTGTGCGAAGCGCGCGGTTTGTGGAGCGGGCACTTTGCAAGACCTTACTCTTTTCAGAAGTGGAAGAAGGCGCCGAAGTTATTTCTTTCGCCGAGTTTTGCATTAAATTATGAATTGCCGGTTCGAAATATTTTCCGTCGCTACATCGGCTTTGACGTCAACGCTGACATGCTTCCTGCGGCCGAGAAAAACTTTGCCGAAGTGGAAAGACAGCTTCGCGAAGTGCAGCGGGACTTGTTTCAAAAAGCCGAACATCTATTTAAGCAGCAAGACGCTTTAACGGGGGAGTTTTCCTCTGACAGCCCTCTGTGGATGGTCGTCAATCCTCCTTATGGAGAACGTTTGCCGGTGGCTGGCAAAGGGGGCGTGAGAGCCCTCGCGCAGGTTCTTTGCGAGCGGTATAAGCCTCATAAGCTCGGTATTCTGTACCCTGATAAGGAACGCGTTACGCCGGTGCCAGAGGGCTACCAAGTGCTTAAAGAGCATAAAATCAATAATGGCGGCCTCCGCTGCCTGTTCACGATTTTGACACGCCTGTAA
- a CDS encoding Hsp33 family molecular chaperone HslO, translated as MSKERVHRFVSKDLTVRIAAVNATEVVRHMQGLQNTYPLATVAVGRSMVGALLMASQLKDGQQVGLLFRGNGALQSVYAEASYEGHVRGYTPNPQYQPPNYDQGLSLKEALGNGTLSVARHQPFQKQPFHGTVELVSGEIGQDIAHYLHQSHQIRSLVSLGVYLDTFGKVVAAGGVLIEVMPGVEEAVVEKIQKNYEEKQPNISKMLKEGAQPMDLVAPFMDGIPFEELPHDHNIEYFCPCTKERVVRALETLGEEELQDMINKNEDAAVTCQNPHPPPPPQHKNPTPRPPRPPRAPQKKNPPPTFLIEFLVRVVGCRCEWCDLRYLEDCSREAERFPFLCRDMLMIFRRWSLRHRAFDFLRNSPRRHGH; from the coding sequence ATGAGTAAAGAACGTGTTCATCGTTTTGTTTCTAAAGATCTGACGGTTCGTATCGCCGCGGTGAATGCGACGGAAGTCGTTCGACACATGCAAGGACTCCAAAATACTTATCCTTTGGCCACTGTGGCCGTGGGACGCAGCATGGTAGGCGCACTTTTGATGGCTTCTCAGCTGAAAGACGGCCAACAAGTCGGTCTTTTGTTCCGTGGAAACGGCGCTTTGCAAAGCGTTTATGCTGAAGCTTCTTACGAAGGACACGTGCGCGGTTACACGCCGAACCCGCAATACCAACCACCGAATTACGATCAAGGTTTGAGTTTGAAAGAAGCTCTTGGCAACGGAACTTTGAGTGTCGCAAGACATCAGCCCTTCCAAAAACAACCTTTCCACGGAACGGTGGAGTTGGTCAGCGGCGAGATCGGCCAGGACATTGCTCATTACTTGCATCAATCGCATCAAATTCGCTCTTTGGTTTCTTTGGGCGTGTATTTGGATACTTTCGGTAAAGTCGTCGCGGCCGGTGGCGTTTTGATTGAAGTCATGCCGGGTGTGGAAGAAGCCGTGGTTGAAAAAATCCAAAAGAACTACGAAGAAAAACAACCGAACATTTCCAAAATGTTGAAAGAGGGCGCGCAACCAATGGATCTTGTCGCTCCATTCATGGATGGCATTCCGTTCGAAGAACTCCCGCACGATCACAATATTGAATACTTCTGCCCGTGTACAAAAGAACGCGTCGTGCGCGCTCTTGAAACTTTAGGAGAAGAAGAACTTCAAGACATGATCAACAAAAACGAAGACGCCGCCGTCACTTGCCAAAACCCACACCCCCCCCCCCCCCCCCAACACAAAAACCCCACCCCCCGCCCCCCCCGCCCCCCCCGCGCCCCCCAAAAAAAAAACCCCCCCCCCACCTTTCTTATCGAGTTCCTCGTGAGGGTGGTGGGTTGCCGCTGCGAGTGGTGCGACCTTCGATACCTCGAGGATTGCAGCCGAGAAGCGGAGCGCTTTCCGTTTCTTTGTCGAGACATGCTAATGATTTTTCGAAGGTGGAGCTTGCGGCACCGTGCTTTTGATTTTCTACGAAACAGTCCACGACGACATGGTCACTGA
- a CDS encoding phosphoglycerate mutase family protein: MKIYLFRHAQKAMDFSGDPDLTPEGHAQASKLLDKVLKNELPTPTELWVSPKKRTHSTFRPLSQYFKLPMQIHESLLEQQPDETISHFQKRIDALFEEAAQKKNAVVFFCSHYDVVLEAMNVITSDKDLSDSEFSHWSPCQYIGFETDGQGLYEFIEFKRVQL, translated from the coding sequence ATGAAGATCTATCTCTTCCGACACGCACAAAAAGCCATGGATTTTTCAGGAGATCCCGATCTCACTCCCGAAGGACACGCTCAGGCCTCCAAACTGCTGGATAAAGTGTTGAAAAACGAATTGCCAACGCCCACAGAATTATGGGTTTCGCCGAAAAAAAGAACTCATAGCACCTTCCGCCCGCTCTCTCAGTATTTCAAATTGCCGATGCAGATTCATGAATCCTTGCTGGAGCAACAGCCAGACGAAACGATCTCTCACTTTCAAAAACGCATCGACGCTTTGTTTGAAGAGGCCGCGCAAAAGAAAAATGCCGTCGTCTTTTTTTGTTCTCACTACGACGTCGTTCTTGAAGCGATGAATGTTATTACGAGCGACAAAGATCTGTCCGATTCGGAGTTCTCGCACTGGAGTCCTTGTCAGTACATCGGCTTTGAAACGGATGGCCAAGGGCTTTATGAATTTATCGAATTTAAGAGGGTGCAGCTATGA
- a CDS encoding fumarylacetoacetate hydrolase family protein, which yields MIQNVWAVGRNYAEHAKELGNEVPTEPLIFLKAGSCVTLASKELHLPAWKNELHHEVELALRFDENLQIDEACIALDLTDRDKQNQLKAKGQPWTLAKSFKESCPISNFFPVNDLEELKNLEIILKINGDLRQKGHTSQMIFPLEQLIEFVRHHFPVIPGDLLLTGTPSGVGPFKKGDLLEAEIPGKAKHTWKVV from the coding sequence ATGATTCAAAATGTGTGGGCCGTCGGCCGCAACTATGCGGAGCATGCGAAAGAACTTGGCAACGAAGTGCCGACAGAACCCTTGATTTTTCTTAAAGCCGGAAGCTGCGTCACTCTTGCGAGCAAGGAACTGCACTTGCCGGCATGGAAAAACGAGTTGCATCACGAAGTTGAACTGGCCTTGCGCTTCGATGAAAACCTGCAGATCGATGAAGCGTGTATCGCTCTCGATCTCACCGACCGTGATAAACAAAATCAGTTGAAAGCCAAAGGCCAGCCTTGGACCTTGGCCAAGAGTTTTAAAGAATCCTGCCCGATCTCTAACTTCTTCCCAGTGAACGATTTGGAAGAGCTCAAAAACCTGGAAATTATTTTAAAAATCAACGGCGATCTTCGCCAAAAAGGCCACACCTCGCAAATGATTTTCCCTTTGGAACAGCTCATTGAGTTCGTGCGCCACCATTTCCCGGTCATCCCGGGCGACCTCCTCCTCACAGGCACCCCTTCCGGCGTCGGCCCCTTCAAAAAAGGTGACCTCCTCGAAGCCGAAATCCCAGGAAAAGCCAAACACACCTGGAAAGTCGTTTAA
- the pruA gene encoding L-glutamate gamma-semialdehyde dehydrogenase, which yields MNDIQSQIVARGEEIMKRMEGQSKASIFSKDFWYGSIMEWSMKNEKFKTNMFRFVDVLPSINSGDEVARHLKEYFAEDGGKLPPVFNVGLGLGSLAPGLMASAIKKNVVGMAQMFITGENPDEALPVLKKARKNKMTFTVDILGEAILSEKEAQEYTNKYVELVTWLAKDAEKWDEVPQIDRDHEGALPKVNVSVKMTALYSQIKDLAWDESKKILKDRMRPVFRLGMQKGVFINLDMEQYSVKHLTLEVFTELINEPEFKNYKYFGVVIQAYLRDSFEDVKMLTDFAKTRGTPFWVRLVKGAYWDYETIEAEQRGWPVPVYTNKAESDANYEVCAKYFLENIKYIRPAFASHNVRTIAACMVYAEKLNIPKEALEFQMLYGMAEPIKKTLVDMGYRMREYAPVGELIPGMAYLVRRLLENSSNESWLRGKFADNKSTAELLKDPAQGLTPTSPIIAKKPGKFYNEPLLDFAVKADRERMIKALAEMKASLPVTVPVMIANKEIRTDKNFDRVNPSETSQVVGKINMASVEHAEQAMQAAQAAYKTWKNVPCEQRAALVDKLADLMVRDRFKLIATQVMEVGKPWAEADGDIAEAIDFCRYYARDMRHLQKPLRVGGLPGELSHYIYKSRGVTAVIAPWNFPLAILTGMVTAAAVTGNTVVMKPAEQSSVVAWGLMKLVQEAGFPAGVINFLPGFGEEVGEYIVNHKFTTTIAFTGSKAVGLHILNRASYVQPGQTHVKRCIIEMGGKNAVIIDNDADLDEAVDGVLYSAFGFSGQKCSAASRVIVLDEVYDRFTERLVEAAKSIDVLPAENPKAYMGPVVDEEAYQRILNTIAENEKTHKLLFKGTAPTTGFFAPPTIFGDVPGDSKLAQNEIFGPVVAVIRAKNLDQAIEIANSTEYALTGGMFSRSPANIARVKEEFEVGNLYINRGITGAMVDRHPFGGFKMSGIGSKTGGPDYLKQYMEPAAVTENTLRRGFAPAEE from the coding sequence ATGAACGACATCCAATCGCAAATCGTCGCGCGCGGCGAAGAGATTATGAAGCGTATGGAAGGCCAGTCAAAGGCTTCCATTTTCTCAAAAGATTTCTGGTACGGCTCCATCATGGAATGGAGTATGAAAAACGAAAAATTTAAAACCAATATGTTCCGCTTCGTGGACGTGCTTCCTTCGATCAACTCTGGTGATGAAGTCGCTCGTCACTTGAAAGAATACTTCGCCGAAGACGGCGGAAAACTTCCTCCGGTTTTCAACGTGGGTTTGGGGTTGGGTTCCTTGGCTCCGGGCTTGATGGCCAGCGCGATTAAAAAGAACGTCGTCGGTATGGCGCAAATGTTCATCACAGGTGAAAATCCGGATGAAGCTCTTCCTGTTTTGAAAAAAGCGCGCAAAAACAAAATGACCTTCACTGTCGATATTTTGGGTGAAGCGATTTTGTCAGAGAAAGAAGCGCAAGAATACACCAACAAATACGTGGAGCTTGTCACTTGGCTCGCAAAAGACGCCGAGAAGTGGGACGAAGTTCCTCAGATCGACCGTGATCACGAAGGGGCCCTGCCGAAAGTCAACGTGTCTGTGAAGATGACGGCTCTTTATTCCCAAATCAAAGATTTGGCGTGGGATGAATCCAAGAAAATCTTGAAAGACCGCATGCGCCCTGTGTTCCGCTTGGGAATGCAAAAAGGTGTGTTCATCAACCTCGATATGGAGCAATACTCTGTCAAACATTTGACTTTGGAAGTGTTCACCGAGCTTATCAATGAGCCGGAATTTAAAAACTACAAATACTTCGGTGTCGTGATCCAGGCTTATTTGCGCGACTCTTTCGAAGACGTCAAAATGCTGACAGACTTCGCGAAGACTCGTGGCACTCCGTTCTGGGTTCGTCTTGTAAAAGGCGCTTACTGGGACTATGAAACAATCGAAGCTGAACAACGTGGCTGGCCAGTTCCCGTTTACACGAACAAAGCCGAGTCCGACGCGAACTACGAAGTGTGCGCGAAGTACTTCCTTGAAAATATCAAATACATCCGCCCTGCTTTTGCTTCTCACAACGTAAGAACGATCGCCGCTTGTATGGTTTACGCGGAAAAATTGAACATCCCGAAAGAGGCTTTGGAATTCCAAATGCTTTACGGAATGGCGGAGCCCATTAAGAAAACTTTGGTCGACATGGGCTACCGCATGCGCGAGTACGCTCCTGTGGGTGAGTTGATTCCTGGGATGGCGTACCTTGTACGTCGCCTGCTTGAGAACTCTTCCAATGAATCTTGGTTGCGCGGAAAATTCGCTGACAACAAATCTACAGCGGAGCTTTTGAAAGATCCTGCGCAAGGACTGACTCCGACTTCGCCGATCATCGCGAAAAAACCAGGAAAGTTCTATAACGAACCTCTTCTTGATTTCGCTGTTAAAGCCGATCGCGAAAGAATGATCAAAGCTTTGGCCGAAATGAAGGCGTCTTTGCCTGTGACAGTTCCAGTGATGATCGCCAACAAAGAAATCCGTACGGATAAAAACTTTGACCGCGTGAATCCTTCGGAAACTTCGCAAGTCGTGGGCAAGATCAACATGGCTTCCGTAGAACACGCAGAACAAGCGATGCAAGCCGCGCAAGCAGCTTACAAAACGTGGAAGAACGTGCCTTGCGAACAGCGTGCGGCTTTGGTCGACAAACTCGCAGACTTGATGGTGCGTGACCGCTTTAAATTGATCGCAACACAAGTCATGGAAGTAGGTAAACCGTGGGCGGAAGCGGACGGTGACATCGCAGAAGCGATCGATTTCTGCCGTTACTATGCGCGTGATATGCGTCACTTGCAAAAACCTCTTCGCGTGGGCGGTTTGCCCGGCGAGCTTTCGCACTACATTTACAAATCTCGTGGTGTGACAGCCGTAATTGCTCCTTGGAACTTCCCTCTGGCGATTTTGACAGGCATGGTGACAGCGGCGGCTGTGACTGGAAACACGGTCGTAATGAAACCCGCCGAGCAATCTTCTGTCGTTGCTTGGGGCTTGATGAAATTGGTTCAAGAAGCAGGTTTCCCTGCGGGCGTGATAAACTTCTTGCCTGGTTTTGGTGAAGAAGTCGGTGAATACATCGTGAACCACAAATTCACGACAACCATCGCGTTCACAGGTTCTAAGGCCGTCGGCTTGCACATCCTGAATCGTGCTTCCTACGTTCAGCCGGGCCAAACTCACGTTAAGAGATGCATCATCGAAATGGGTGGTAAGAACGCCGTCATCATCGACAACGATGCCGACCTTGATGAAGCAGTCGACGGAGTTTTGTACTCCGCTTTCGGTTTCAGCGGTCAGAAATGTTCTGCTGCCAGCCGCGTGATCGTTCTTGACGAAGTCTATGACAGATTTACAGAGCGCTTGGTTGAAGCCGCGAAATCCATTGACGTATTGCCTGCGGAAAATCCAAAAGCCTACATGGGACCTGTCGTTGATGAAGAAGCTTACCAACGTATCCTGAACACGATTGCGGAGAATGAGAAGACTCACAAACTTCTGTTCAAAGGCACGGCTCCTACGACAGGCTTCTTTGCTCCGCCAACAATTTTCGGAGATGTTCCAGGTGACTCCAAACTCGCGCAAAACGAAATCTTCGGGCCGGTTGTCGCTGTGATCCGTGCGAAAAACTTGGATCAAGCTATTGAGATCGCAAACAGCACCGAGTACGCATTGACTGGCGGAATGTTCTCGCGCAGTCCTGCGAATATCGCTCGTGTGAAAGAAGAATTCGAAGTGGGTAACTTGTACATCAACCGCGGCATCACAGGTGCCATGGTCGACCGTCATCCATTTGGTGGTTTCAAGATGTCAGGTATTGGTTCTAAAACCGGCGGTCCGGATTACTTGAAACAATACATGGAGCCAGCAGCTGTGACAGAGAATACTCTTCGTCGCGGCTTTGCACCGGCGGAAGAATAA